A single region of the Nicotiana sylvestris chromosome 6, ASM39365v2, whole genome shotgun sequence genome encodes:
- the LOC138870417 gene encoding putative F-box protein At1g32420: MEKKKIVAIRNLCIPHEIIFEILKEVPAKSLMRFSEGAIQYLNQSRFSKLHSLASTNGLVCLWNFYGDVAVLNPFTQEHIFLPCQQPLIGRCSLGLDPTTKKYKVIKAQWIRGGRTSWEVRYCIYTIGVDKTWREIPDCANVLPQYNFVYIGGVIYCVNSLSNPYSIAAFSVEEEKFIRMILLPDGMLAKNSKIVETKGQVALVDHRNIRGDGHISLYVVNGTGKTETWVKHIIALPP, from the exons ATGGAGAAAAAGAAGATTGTTGCCATTCGTAATTTATGTATTCCTCACGAGATTATCTTTGAAATTCTAAAAGAGGTTCCTGCCAAGTCTTTAATGCGGTTTAG CGAAGGTGCCATTCAGTACTTGAATCAGTCACGTTTCAGTAAGCTTCACTCTCTTGCATCGACCAATGGCTTAGTTTGTCTATGGAACTTTTATGGGGATGTTGCTGTTCTTAATCCTTTTACACAAGAACATATCTTTCTTCCTTGTCAACAACCTTTAATCGGCCGTTGCTCCCTGGGACTTGATCCCACCAccaaaaaatataaagtaatcaAGGCACAGTGGATACGAGGGGGTCGAACTTCATGGGAAGTGAGATACTGCATTTACACTATCGGGGTGGACAAAACATGGAGAGAGATTCCTGACTGCGCCAATGTTCTCCCTCAATACAATTTTGTTTATATCGGCGGAGTCATTTATTGTGTAAATAGCCTTTCAAATCCTTATAGTATAGCTGCATTCAGTGTGGAAGAAGAAAAGTTTATTAGAATGATCTTGTTACCTGATGGGATGTTGGCAAAAAATTCAAAGATAGTAGAAACAAAGGGTCAAGTTGCACTTGTAGATCACAGAAATATTAGAGGCGATGGCCACATTAGTTTGTATGTTGTGAATGGTACTGGTAAAACTGAGACATGGGTGAAACATATAATTGCGCTGCCACCATGA